One Chloroflexota bacterium DNA window includes the following coding sequences:
- a CDS encoding succinate dehydrogenase: MSVGRTVWLGNPPARKPRPVGPGRERFWWWFMRLSGLALVFLALGHMLIMHVLVQLSGEEVSFAFVTSRWGTPFWRIYDALLLVLALVHGVNGARVVITDLVPRGSVRTLLVGGLGLLAVAWLLLGLFVVVFFNPDQAPAVGPFS; encoded by the coding sequence ATGAGCGTTGGCCGCACGGTCTGGCTTGGCAACCCGCCGGCCCGCAAGCCGCGCCCGGTTGGCCCGGGCCGCGAGCGGTTCTGGTGGTGGTTCATGCGGCTCAGCGGCCTGGCCCTCGTCTTCCTGGCGCTGGGCCACATGCTGATCATGCATGTCCTCGTTCAGCTGTCCGGCGAGGAGGTCAGCTTCGCCTTCGTCACCAGCCGCTGGGGGACACCGTTCTGGCGCATCTACGACGCCCTGCTGCTGGTCCTGGCGCTGGTCCACGGCGTGAACGGGGCGCGGGTCGTGATCACCGACCTCGTGCCGCGCGGATCGGTCCGCACACTGCTCGTGGGCGGCCTGGGGTTGCTCGCGGTGGCCTGGCTGCTTCTCGGGCTGTTCGTGGTCGTGTTCTTCAACCCGGACCAGGCTCCCGCCGTCGGCCCGTTCTCGTGA
- the sdhA gene encoding succinate dehydrogenase flavoprotein subunit — translation MSVPMIGRGPAAAPRVHVLDAVVVGAGGAGLYAALELKRRLGTAGRVGVVSKLYPTRSHTGAAQGGVCAALGNTEEDHWEWHWWDTVKGGDYLVDQDAAEVMCRDAAQTIRDLEHLGLPFDRTPDGLIDQRRFGGHTRNHGEAPVRRSCYSADRTGHAILQTLYQQCIRHDVTFFDEYQVLDLLMPDGSGGHVSGVLALRLASGELTVFLARGVLFATGGFGMVYKVTSNAHTLTGDGVAIAYRRGLALEDMEFYQFHPTGMYRLGFLLSEAMRGEGGILRNGDGERFMERYAPTMKDLAGRDVVSRSIYQEIAAGRGINGEDFVHLDVRHLGAEILDHKLPDMAGFIRTYFGLEPLTDLVPVQPTAHYAMGGIPTDVDGRVLADVDGRVVPGFFAAGECACISVHGANRLGTNSLLDILVFGRRAGEAMADGLRDAPSPGRDPEAEARSAARLTELLRTTDGERPATIRAELRELMFTACGVYRSGAGLAAGRAGVAALRGRARRLRLDDHGVRYNTDLTDAIELGFLLDCAEAMIISAEARTETRGAHAREDFPERDDARWMRHTFATRPSDGTVALTYKPVTVTEYQPAPRVY, via the coding sequence ATGAGCGTGCCCATGATCGGGCGCGGCCCCGCCGCGGCCCCCCGCGTCCACGTCCTGGATGCGGTGGTGGTCGGCGCCGGGGGTGCGGGCCTGTATGCCGCCCTGGAGCTGAAGCGCAGGCTGGGGACGGCGGGGCGGGTGGGAGTCGTGTCCAAGCTTTACCCCACCCGATCCCACACCGGCGCGGCCCAGGGCGGCGTGTGCGCGGCGCTGGGAAACACCGAGGAGGACCACTGGGAGTGGCACTGGTGGGACACCGTCAAGGGCGGGGACTACCTCGTCGACCAGGACGCGGCGGAAGTCATGTGCCGCGACGCGGCGCAGACCATCCGCGACCTCGAGCACCTGGGCCTGCCCTTCGACCGGACCCCGGACGGGCTGATCGACCAACGTCGATTCGGAGGGCACACGCGGAACCACGGCGAGGCACCCGTCCGCCGTTCCTGCTACTCGGCCGACCGCACCGGGCACGCCATCCTGCAGACCCTGTATCAGCAGTGCATCCGCCATGACGTGACGTTCTTCGACGAGTACCAGGTCCTCGACCTGCTCATGCCGGATGGTTCCGGCGGCCATGTCAGCGGGGTCCTGGCCCTCCGGCTGGCAAGCGGCGAGCTGACGGTATTCCTGGCCCGCGGCGTGCTGTTCGCCACCGGCGGGTTCGGGATGGTCTACAAGGTCACCTCCAACGCCCATACCCTGACCGGGGACGGGGTGGCGATCGCCTACCGGCGCGGCCTGGCGCTGGAGGACATGGAGTTCTACCAGTTCCACCCCACCGGCATGTATCGGCTCGGCTTCCTGCTCTCGGAGGCCATGCGGGGTGAGGGCGGAATCCTGCGCAACGGTGACGGCGAGCGCTTCATGGAGCGTTACGCCCCGACGATGAAGGACCTGGCCGGTCGCGACGTGGTGAGCCGCAGCATCTACCAGGAGATCGCCGCCGGGCGAGGGATCAACGGCGAGGACTTCGTCCATCTCGACGTCCGGCACCTCGGCGCCGAGATCCTCGATCACAAGCTCCCCGACATGGCGGGCTTCATCCGGACCTACTTTGGGCTCGAGCCATTGACCGATCTGGTCCCCGTTCAGCCCACCGCCCACTATGCGATGGGGGGCATCCCGACCGATGTCGACGGCCGGGTCCTGGCCGATGTCGACGGCCGGGTCGTGCCTGGCTTCTTCGCCGCCGGCGAGTGCGCCTGCATCAGCGTCCACGGCGCCAATCGGCTGGGAACCAACTCGCTGCTCGACATCCTCGTCTTCGGCCGGCGGGCCGGCGAGGCCATGGCCGACGGGCTGCGCGACGCGCCCTCGCCCGGACGGGACCCTGAGGCCGAAGCGCGGTCCGCGGCGCGGCTGACCGAGCTGCTGCGCACCACCGACGGCGAGCGTCCGGCCACGATCCGGGCGGAGCTGCGCGAGCTCATGTTCACCGCCTGCGGGGTGTATCGCAGCGGGGCGGGGTTGGCCGCCGGACGGGCCGGGGTGGCCGCCCTGCGTGGACGAGCCCGGCGCCTACGGCTCGACGACCACGGCGTGCGCTACAACACGGACCTGACCGATGCGATCGAGCTCGGGTTTCTGCTGGATTGCGCGGAGGCCATGATCATCTCGGCCGAGGCGCGGACCGAAACCCGCGGCGCCCATGCAAGGGAGGACTTTCCCGAGCGCGACGATGCGCGCTGGATGCGCCACACATTCGCCACCCGCCCATCGGACGGGACGGTCGCGCTGACCTACAAGCCGGTCACGGTCACTGAATACCAGCCGGCTCCCCGGGTGTACTGA
- a CDS encoding succinate dehydrogenase iron-sulfur subunit: MDVELRIRRFNPEVDATPHWESYALQAEPSDRVLDLLHQVKWFQDGTLTFRRSCAHGVCGSDAMLINGRNQLACAVLIRDAGTHISVEAMRGLPVVKDLLVDQEGFWEKYRAVMPYLVNDEVPEDGGERRQSPAERAAFEDTSRCILCAACTTACPVYWTNPAYVGPAAIVNAHRFIFDSRDNAHAERLEIMADADGVWRCRTVFNCVEACPRGINVTRAIMEVTRAIGERPA, translated from the coding sequence ATGGATGTCGAGCTGCGGATCCGGCGCTTCAACCCGGAGGTGGATGCGACGCCCCACTGGGAGTCCTACGCCCTGCAGGCCGAGCCATCGGACCGCGTGCTCGACCTGCTGCACCAGGTGAAGTGGTTCCAGGACGGGACGCTGACCTTCCGCCGGTCCTGCGCCCACGGGGTGTGCGGATCGGACGCGATGCTGATCAACGGCCGCAACCAGCTGGCCTGCGCGGTTCTCATCCGCGACGCGGGCACCCACATCTCGGTCGAGGCGATGCGCGGGCTGCCGGTGGTCAAGGACCTGCTGGTTGACCAGGAGGGGTTCTGGGAGAAGTACCGCGCGGTCATGCCCTATCTGGTCAACGACGAGGTGCCGGAGGACGGAGGGGAACGCCGCCAATCACCCGCCGAACGGGCCGCGTTCGAGGACACCAGTCGCTGCATCCTGTGTGCGGCGTGCACCACCGCCTGCCCGGTGTACTGGACGAACCCGGCCTACGTGGGTCCGGCGGCCATCGTGAACGCCCATCGGTTCATCTTCGACAGCCGCGACAACGCCCACGCCGAGCGCCTGGAGATCATGGCCGATGCGGATGGCGTATGGCGCTGCCGGACCGTGTTCAACTGCGTCGAGGCCTGCCCGCGCGGCATCAACGTCACCCGCGCCATCATGGAGGTGACGCGCGCCATCGGGGAGCGGCCTGCATGA
- a CDS encoding ribonuclease HI family protein — MTRLLIHTDGAARGNPGPAGLGAVLQDADTGETVAELARYLGEQTNNVAEWTAVQDALEEALRRGARQIDLRTDSQLVARQISGRYRVKHPNLKPIHARVMGLLAQFDAYTVGHVPRERNREADRLSNVAIDRRV, encoded by the coding sequence ATGACCCGCCTGCTGATCCACACCGATGGGGCGGCCCGCGGCAACCCGGGCCCGGCGGGCCTGGGGGCGGTGCTTCAGGATGCCGATACGGGGGAGACGGTTGCCGAGCTGGCGCGGTACCTCGGGGAGCAGACCAACAACGTGGCTGAGTGGACGGCCGTCCAGGACGCGCTGGAAGAGGCGCTGCGGAGGGGCGCGCGCCAGATCGACCTGCGGACCGATTCGCAGCTAGTGGCGCGTCAGATCAGCGGGCGGTATCGGGTCAAGCATCCCAACCTCAAGCCCATCCACGCTCGGGTCATGGGCTTGCTCGCGCAGTTCGACGCATATACGGTCGGGCACGTGCCGCGCGAGCGCAACCGCGAGGCCGACCGCCTCAGCAACGTCGCCATCGATCGGCGCGTATGA
- the mraZ gene encoding division/cell wall cluster transcriptional repressor MraZ, producing the protein MERTPFLTGEYRHALDDRGRIAVPVRFRARLSEGATLTRWLDACLAVFPRDAWAELAEKLRGLPLTSTKAREFGRFMSSGAVDVELDRQGRLLVPGYLRTYASLQPGEVIVVGALNRLEIWAPAAWEPYRARIEDAPEALAEQLQDLGI; encoded by the coding sequence GTGGAGAGGACCCCGTTCCTTACTGGCGAGTACCGCCACGCGCTAGACGACCGTGGTCGCATCGCGGTGCCCGTGCGGTTTCGGGCTCGCCTGTCGGAGGGCGCGACGCTTACCCGGTGGCTCGATGCCTGTCTCGCGGTCTTCCCGCGTGACGCGTGGGCCGAGCTGGCCGAGAAGCTCCGCGGCCTGCCATTGACCAGCACCAAGGCGCGGGAATTCGGCCGGTTCATGTCGTCGGGAGCGGTGGACGTGGAGCTCGACCGCCAGGGCCGTTTGCTCGTCCCGGGCTACCTCCGGACCTACGCCAGCCTGCAACCAGGCGAGGTGATCGTGGTCGGCGCTCTGAACCGACTCGAGATCTGGGCGCCGGCGGCCTGGGAGCCGTACCGCGCTCGAATCGAAGACGCCCCCGAGGCCCTGGCGGAGCAACTGCAGGACCTGGGGATCTAG
- the rsmH gene encoding 16S rRNA (cytosine(1402)-N(4))-methyltransferase RsmH — translation MGEGHLPVLVDEVLASLALRAGSSIADCTVGGGGHAERLLEAVSPDGRLLGLDADLAAVREASRFLERFGDRAVIRHANFSRLGEVARAEGMGPLDGVLFDLGLSSYQLADARRGFAFTADAPPDMRFDETTGLSALGLIDRSSERELTRIIATLGEERHARRIAKAILASRTSGRLVTAADLASVVAAAVPARGADAGRIHAATRTFQALRIAVNQELESLEAGLAAALEVLRPGGRLAVISYHSLEDRVAKRFMAREARDCLEVPLPPVCTCGHRAQLRAVTRRVIRPSPEEIDRNRRARSARLRAAEKLASASA, via the coding sequence ATGGGAGAAGGGCACCTGCCGGTCCTCGTCGACGAGGTTCTCGCCTCGTTGGCCCTCCGTGCCGGCAGCTCCATCGCGGACTGCACGGTCGGTGGCGGTGGGCACGCCGAGCGACTTCTGGAGGCCGTGTCTCCGGACGGCCGCCTTCTCGGCCTCGATGCCGACCTGGCGGCCGTCCGCGAGGCGTCCCGCTTCCTGGAGCGCTTCGGGGACCGCGCCGTCATCCGCCACGCCAACTTCAGCCGCCTGGGGGAGGTGGCGCGCGCCGAGGGCATGGGTCCCCTCGACGGCGTCCTGTTCGACCTGGGCCTCTCGAGCTATCAGCTCGCCGATGCGCGGCGCGGGTTCGCCTTCACGGCGGACGCGCCGCCGGACATGAGATTCGATGAAACGACTGGTCTTTCGGCTCTGGGTCTCATCGATCGCTCCTCGGAGCGAGAGCTCACCCGAATCATCGCGACGCTTGGTGAAGAGCGCCATGCACGCCGCATCGCGAAGGCGATCCTGGCGTCGCGTACGTCGGGCCGCCTCGTGACGGCGGCCGATCTGGCGTCCGTGGTGGCCGCCGCCGTCCCGGCCAGGGGGGCCGACGCAGGACGGATCCACGCGGCCACCCGGACGTTCCAGGCCTTGCGAATAGCCGTAAACCAGGAGCTCGAGTCGCTGGAGGCGGGCCTCGCCGCGGCGCTCGAGGTCCTGCGGCCGGGCGGCCGTCTGGCTGTCATCAGCTACCACTCGCTCGAGGACCGGGTCGCCAAGCGCTTCATGGCTCGCGAGGCGCGCGACTGCCTCGAGGTTCCGCTGCCCCCGGTCTGCACATGCGGACATCGGGCCCAGCTGCGAGCCGTGACGCGACGGGTCATCCGCCCGTCGCCGGAGGAGATCGACCGCAATCGCCGAGCGCGAAGCGCGCGGCTGCGTGCTGCCGAGAAGCTCGCGTCCGCGAGCGCCTAA